From the Ipomoea triloba cultivar NCNSP0323 chromosome 8, ASM357664v1 genome, the window TGAAAGAAAAGGCAACCAATGCCTTGAGTACATATTAATAGTGCACTACCACAAATTCCATGCTATCACCTGCTTCAGCTCAAAGCTTCAACTCAATACAGAAGAAAATGTCATGATATTCCACAACTGCAGTTTTGTTCTTTCAAAAAGATTGAAGTCTTCACACAATAGTAAGGGACCTTCGCTTTGGCTGTAAATAAGTAAAGCAAACAAGCTTAGCACTTTGGTATTTAATTTGGAAATATTAAATATTGCACCAgaatatatcataatatatagCTAGCTACCTACTGGAGTAACCTATTTTCAAGTGTTTGTGATGTGATTGAATGTGTATAGACAAAATTTCAGGTGTTTTAGATGGCaaccccagccaagttggtcaggctGTAGGCTTGGTAAACACAAGATTATAAGTTCGACTCGTGGGAGCGGCctttggccttcttggtttgagccagtcagctaTGAACAACCTAAACTGATCAAACTCATTATGATCCTTTGCcggccggctagggtcacaatgcCGGGTTTACCAAATGCACACCTTCGGATAGTAGTTGTGGGTTTccctcatcactcaaaaaattTCAGGTGTTCAAGACTGACAACTCCTTAACATCTTTTTGTGTAAACTAAAATATTTACTTACATATTGtctttcaacttcttctaggAATTTCTCGGGGTAGTCAAAATACTGCTCACAATCTTTCTTCACTCTTTTGGCAACTTCTTCATGCTTGGTGTCTTCAAGGTTCTTTATCATGATTGTCATGACCAACTTATCTGGTACACAATGTGATGCCTTCATCAATTCATACGTCTCGATGGCTTTTTCTATCATATCCACTTTAAAGTATGCTCCAATCAGCTCAGTGTATGTCCGGGTGTCGGGTTTTAAGCCCTCTTTCTTCAGGTCACAAAAGAGCTTCTCAACCATTTCAATCAGTTTGTTCCTTCCCAACAACATTAACATGTCATTATAAATGGAAAGATCTGGAACATACCAAATTTCATTCCTCACATGGTTGAAAACCTGCACCTCAAAGGCAGTTCAGATGAAATGCACAATTATGTGAAAAACTTTTAAAACGATAATCAATATAAGTTTAGTAAATATCCAGAAAAGAGGAGATTATGTCTTCCCAAAATATGCCCccaaaagatgaaataaattatcTCAAGATTTTAGCTTCCCATGCATGGTAAGAGTCGAAGAGATACAGAACTGTTCAAAGAGATACAAAAGTGTACTAGCTTCAACTTATAAAGCTAAAAACTGAACAGTTATTGTAAATGAGGCATACGGTTAATGTGAAAAATCTAAATTGGCTTTACTACCTAAAGAATAATACTGTACCAAAAATTGCATCCATAGAGATGGGTGTAATAATCAATTCATCTCATCAAGACAACATGGAAGAGTATAGACTCAACATTCTTATCAATACAAAACTACAagagaaattattaaaaacccCAAAAACAATGCTTCAGAAAATTGCAGAGTTAATTCAAAAAATCGTATTAATCTTTGCGTGATAATACCTTGAGAGCTAGCTCCAATTCGTTTTGCCTCAGCAACTCAGTTAAGGCATCCAGCAAATCACCCTTCAAGAGTCTGCTCACTTGGGTCTTGAAAACTTCTTCCAGTTTATTAGGCGTTTTTGCAGCTAATTTCATGGACTGGACTGCTTGTATGGTCTCTGTAGACAACACCCTTGACCTCCACAAGGGTTTTCTTGGCCTACTCCTCAAACCACAGATTACTTTCACGGAAGAAATAGGAGAAATACTGAAACGTTTAGGTTGAATTTTGGGAAATTTGATGTTTGGGTATAAACCCAGTTGAGGAAGATGAACTCTTAGACAACCCATAAAACCTAGGTGCTAAAAAATATCAAACAGAGACCagtcattatttgattaaaaagCATTCCAAATATCCTAATATAGAAAGCTCTTTGATGACAAAACtgtattatatttgttatttggATTTCtgagaaatagaaaatgaaaggaACTGAACCTCTGACAACAGGATGGCTAATTGAGGGGACAAAGGATTGACAAAGTTGTAAACACGTTCTTGGTAGCCTttctacaaaacaaaagaaaatgatagCAGACATTAATGAATTATCTTCATAACTAATTAGATAGTAAACTCTATATGTTCAGTGGTTTGCCTTGCAACATAAATCCTTGTATCATGTGACGCTTTATTTTGGACCATTTTGTGGATAATTTCTGCCATGAGAGTGCCATTGTCTTCCAATGGCACTAGTAACGTAAAATCTAATTCTTGAGACAATTTGGAAGGCTTGGCAAGCaggtttaaactttaaacttttGTCCTTGCTCAGTTGCTCAAAATTGTTGTTGGAAACTGTTAAAATAGTTGTAACCTCTACTGGTTCCTCAACAACTTGTAGATTAAAAAGCTAAACTAGAAAATATAGATTATTCTTCATTTGGATGGAGTGAGGGAAACATCTGTAATTCCAAAATTTTCACACAAGGCATATGGCACTTTAGAAAAAGTTCTAAGCATGTAATTCATAAACAAGCAACATTCACATTTTGTAATATATACTTCATGTAAAGAACTTTGAACAAGGGATTTAACACTAACACACATGTATAAGATTAGAGTTTCCTTAAAAtactttgataattttttagtattattatctATAGTATATTCTTCAAACCCCATAGTGTTATAATGAACCTAACAGGTACAAAAACCAAGGAAAATTAACAGAAACGTGCAagttttgaaacctttggaCAAAAATGTGCAACTTCTGAAAATtggaattatttttgtataaaacTCATTAAACGCATTTGGCAAATACGTTTGAAGTATTTATActatatacacaaacacatttgggaaatgcatatatatacatcaaaatATACATCAATACTTTTGATGTCAAAATGAAGTTGGCACTGGTCACGTACCAGAATCGCATTTGGCAAATGCGTTTCTGGCACAACAGCGTCAAATCATACCATAAACACATTTGCCTAATGTAAGTACAGTGATgatatcatcttcttctccgAAACCTAAAATAGCAAATGACGGCGACCGACGCAAAGGCTATAgaaaccgccgccgccgctagCGGCAACTGAGTCGTGGACCCCTCCAACCCTTCTTCAACGTTCTCTTCGATTATCTTGTGGTCCAACTCTGCAATCTTGTTCTTCTTCACCCTAATCCTTGTCGCAGATGTCTTCGTGTCTCCATCCCGACATTCCAAATCCATCTTCTCCAAATCTCCCATGCCTGCAAATTTTAATCAAGATCTACTCAAACTCCACCCGTATGCGACATCACTTTCTCCACAATAGTTCCGACGCCTAACTAGCAAATAATTACTCGTAATAGTTATCGCTTTAGGAGTTTTCTGTTGAGAGATAATGGcaaaaataattcaatattatataaatagaGAAGCTGAGTGATTATGGTAGAGGTTTCCAATTCCTTCTGTGACTCTTTCCTTGTTCAAGCAGCCAAATGTCAACAACGACTCTAGCACTCAACACCAACACTTGTCTCAGCTGAGGCTTTGGATATTGTTTTTGGGGCTTTCGATTAAAAAAGGTGAAAGGAATGCAGATGATATGACACTGTTGTACCAAAATAGCATTTGGCATATGCAATTCTAGTACCTAACCAATGCCAACTTCACTTTGATGTATATATAAGCCAAATGCATTtgacaaagaaaaaataataataataataatttttttaaactgtCTGTCAGTGTAAATACATTTGGCAAAAGTGTTTGAGGCCGAGTTAACACTTCAAACCTTTTCCCAAATGAGTTTTACACAAAAATATCCAATTTTTAATCGTTGCACATTTTTGTCCATAGGCTTCAAAACTTGCAATTTCTGTCAATTTCCCCAAAAACCCAAGCCTTTCTCCAACTACTCTTATTCTCACTGAATTATTTCATTAGCACACTTTCCTTCTTACATTGTTTCCTACTCGATTTTATTCTTATTCATTTATGATTTAGTGATCAGAGGCATGAAATTAATCATTCTTTAATTTACTCCCAACTAGTAACTAATTTACGGCTACTCCAATCCACAGCTACCAGAAATGAAGTTTGAATTAGCAGGACAGTAACTAATTTCCGCTACTCCAATCTATTACTACCAGAAGGGAAATTCGAATTAGCAAAAGAGATAGAAGATGTACCAGGCTCAAAGGGAACTTTGTAGTTGAATGAAACTCGTCCAGACAGAGGCAGAGCAGAGAGCCAGAGTTGAGCGCAGAAGCAATGGAAGATTGAAGGTTTTGACTTGGAGGTTGAGCGCTTGACGGATGGGAGAGCAATTGAAGGCGAGAGCAATCGGTCGAGAGATTTGTGGCGGTGATGGAAGATTTTGGCTTGGTGCGGAAGGTAAAACCCAAGATTTTGGCTATGGGTGACGTCAGGGTTTTACTCCTTTCTCTCATTTTATGTATCTCATTTGGTAAAACAATGTTTGATTTTAATGtgcaattaaattctttaatATCTTATTTTTGTGCAATGAGGTCCAAAAACAAATCGGTGACCTGTGATAGCAGGTCAAAAATCATTTCCGATCAAAAACAACAACCGCCGACGATAGCAACCGTTGTCGGAAAAGTCAACTGGCGACCAAATCTTGTCGCTACCTCTAGGAAGGCGACCACATAAATGGTCGCCTTATCCAAGAAGGCGACCAGTGTGGTCGCCTTATTGGAGAAGGTGACCAGAATTGATCAGCTCTCTAGTCGCTGGTTGACTTTTTCGGCTACCTTTGTCGTCGTCGACGGTTGCTTTTATCGGAAATGATTTCTGACCTGCTATCACGGGTCACCAACCTGTTTTTGGACCTCATTGCACAAAAATAAGatgttaaagggtttaattgcacctttaaaaggTTTAGAcacctaatttatttttttttatgtaaagtttaaggacctatttgaccattttctttCCCTGGTTTTCATTTATCATATGCTCATGtacattacatttttattattgtcTTCATTGCTTAATCATTaatcattaataatttaaaagctcttttttttttttaaatataaacaacTTTTATTTcttaaccaaaaaaatatataaatcttatcAATAAAATTAGGCACCTAAAAGgctaaaataaaatatcttcttCCACTACGACAGAAATCATACGAATATTCGTGAGAAATTTATGGATCCCATGAGCCCATGAACGAAACATTTCCCATATTTAGTGGTAATGTGAATGTTACTACCAACTGGGTTAATGTCAGATTTCAGGAGCGGTGGGATTTGCATGGCAGCTTCTTGAAGAAGGAAAACACTCACAGCAAATCAGCTCTCTGTCTCCATTATCACTAGGTATGATCACTGTCAGAAAAGACACCCTTTGGTCGTAATCTCGGATTCTTTTGgaagaaaattgtttatttttgtatgatttttttgggGGTGTGTGTGTTGGTGCTGCTGGATCTGGTGATGTTTTCAAAGATTCGATATTTTTAACTGACCAATGTCGGATTGTTTCGGGTGATTTGATGATTTTATTGTGGGTTCTAGGAGAAATGATTTAGATGTACTGTGTATTTGTTTGGAAGAAATGGAATTGGGCACAATCTTGCGGTGGAGATGAGAAATGTGCTTGAAATCATCTGGTTCTTGAAAAcgtgtattttatttttgtttggaaATCCGCAGTCACTACCGAAAGTGTGTACGGGGTAAATTTTGCCTCTAACCCTAGCTAACGAATGATCACAAGAACTAGGTTAGGTTGCCCATACCCGaccactcaaatcaagaaggctaaTAAGACAACATATTACAAGAGTAGAACTTATAATCTTGTGATTACTGAATTAGTCTAAGCAACTTGGTTGGAGTTGCCCCcatcttcttttttgttttatggACTCGAGTCATGATTCTTGCAAATGCTACAATTGGTTGTGATTTGCGACAACATTTGAAATCGAGTGCAATTTTGGGAAGAAATGGTACATTTGTTTCTTCATGAGGAGAGCTCAATGGCATTTTTGTTTAGTGGAACAGCTCTGGGAATCttgaaaatggtttttttttttttttgggggggggggggggggggNNNNNNNNNNNNNNNNNNNNNNNNNNNNNNNNNNNNNNNNNNNNNNNNNNNNNNNNNNNNNNNNNNNNNNNNNNNNNNNNNNNNNNNNNNNNNNNNNNNNNNNNNNNNNNNNNNNNNNNNNNNNNNNNNNNNNNNNNNNNNNNNNNNNNNNNNNNNNNNNNNNNNNNNNNNNNNNNNNNNNNNNNNNNNNNNNNNNNNNNNNNNNNNNNNNNNNNNNNNNNNNNNNNNNNNNNNNNNNNNNNNNNNNNNNNNNNNNNNNNNNNNNNNNNNNNNNNNNNNNNNNNNNNNNNNNNNNNNNNNNNNNNNNNNNNNNNNNNNNNNNNNNNNNNNNNNNNNNNNNNNNNNNNNNNNNNNNNNNNNNNNNNNNNNNNNNNNNNNNNNNNNNNNNNNNNNNNNNNNNNNNNNNNNNNNNNNNNNNNNNNNNNNNNNNNNNNNNNNNNNNNNNNNNNNNNNN encodes:
- the LOC116027573 gene encoding protein THYLAKOID ASSEMBLY 8-like, chloroplastic is translated as MRERSKTLTSPIAKILGFTFRTKPKSSITATNLSTDCSRLQLLSHPSSAQPPSQNLQSSIASALNSGSLLCLCLDEFHSTTKFPLSLKGYQERVYNFVNPLSPQLAILLSEHLGFMGCLRVHLPQLGLYPNIKFPKIQPKRFSISPISSVKVICGLRSRPRKPLWRSRVLSTETIQAVQSMKLAAKTPNKLEEVFKTQVSRLLKGDLLDALTELLRQNELELALKVFNHVRNEIWYVPDLSIYNDMLMLLGRNKLIEMVEKLFCDLKKEGLKPDTRTYTELIGAYFKVDMIEKAIETYELMKASHCVPDKLVMTIMIKNLEDTKHEEVAKRVKKDCEQYFDYPEKFLEEVERQYPKRRSLTIV